The Quercus robur chromosome 3, dhQueRobu3.1, whole genome shotgun sequence DNA segment aaaattactaatgaaatttttatatttaggtTTTGTTAATATCTCATTCTCAAATGATGGTATGGTTGATCCATTTTTTTCTTGTGATATAATCTTAAATAGGATtatattaatttcaattttgaatttttttagaaataactATAACATGTACTCCTTCTGTCCCACTTTTTTtatcctctattccattttgagatgtcccaaaatattgtcttgtttctaaaaatagaagttattaatttactaatgttcctattatacccctattaatttactaattcaattttttgataaattttttttaaggatagttttggaaacttatacatttttaaaaggtagataagataataaatgatatttccttaaaaaatttgacttttcaaagagGACAAAAAAAGTAGGACAGAGAGAGTATTGTTTATAAAGTTTTATAAACAATACatgtatttgaaaagaaaaaaaaaaatttagtctttTTATATAATCCATAATTGTTATATTATATGTATAAACATCATTGTAAATATTTCCAttgttatctttgttttttgtttttttgtcttttgttttttttttttttaagatgattACAGTATGCTAATAATCCCGCAGAGCAAATCCTTTTTCCTTTAGACCTCCATGCACTTTGTACAGGGAGAGGTGTTAATTCAGCTAAAGGCTATTGGCATcttcattttctattatttcattatcttctaaatctttttcatGAATTTATTCATTTCTGATATTGTCAtctaaattttctattaatttaaaaaaaataaaaaaataaagtacattTTTGCTCTTAAAGTTTGaagttgttttcattttagCCACTTACgttgtaaaattttcattttggtctttCATGTTTGCTTCCGTTTTCATATTAGCTACGCTATCATTTTTCGTTAGTAATCTAGTAAAATTTAGTATTATATGGGTGATATGTTTTAATATATGCGACTTATTTGGCACTTAATGATCATATTACTAACAAAAATAGATGACAAAgtcaatatgaaaaaaaaaaaaaataaagtataaatgatttaaataaaaatttcaaaatgcgagggaccaaaacaaaaacaaccacaAACTTTAAAGGACAAACGTGTACTTTcatcatttgtttttattttgtatattgctggtaacaaattttttttagagatcttatttaagatttaattaattatttgagaTTTAATTACCAAACCAAGATTACTTtcataaaaagaattaaatatcgtgattcataaataaaatttaacaaaaaaaatgaaattttatgatttcttaacaaaaaaagagttttattttaCGTTGGGTAAGGTAATGCATGGTGAAGTCAagctaaaatccaattttttaattttaattcatgttgagagagagagagaaaaataaattgtttggtGTGTAGCCCTATGAGAACCTACTGTATGGAAAACTGGcttacaaaaattgaaatattgagTCATTATgagaatttgatttttgatgATTATTTGACATactcacaattttcttttatttttttggttaaaataatTTAGGATTTGAACTGGGTTGATTTAACATTAGCCTTTGAGATTTTGGAGGTGGATGAGAGAGTGTAACAAACATATGCTTTTATTATTACTCCATAAATATTCACTAATTTGAAGTCTTTTCGTTATAGGACCTTAAACAATAAGGTGCTATTCCTAGAGTCGGCCATACTTATACCACTAATGAAATTTGGGTAATGAAATTACACCCTATGTTCTTCCGAAGTCATGTATGTCAAGTTGTTGTCAACGGATTTGATGACAAAACTTGAGGGtcatatatatgcatatttacCAAACCCTAGACCCGAGTCCTTTTTGGATCTTGCCTAAATTTGAAATGGTCCACGATAATCTACATCTACTAACACTCAATGTGGACCAGAAGAATTGTTTTACTCAAAAGGTGTATCCAAATAATGGgaatacaaattaagcatagaAATGTAGGGCCATCAAAATTTACCAATTGGAGATGGTGTGGAATAAAGTTTCACAATTAAAGTGAGGAGAGATCAGAAAGCATGCATGTATGGACATTGATGTGTAGAgctgttaaaacttaaaaagatgCAAGAGGGGAGAAAGACACAAGAACTCAAGGATAGAGAAATAGACAAAGTGAGATTCCCTAATGAGAATCGTTTGAATTGTGTGAAGAATATACATGTAGGGTAAATATATAGGGTTCGCAGGTCCTTATCTTTCCTCCCACTTACCAGCATCAGTACTCACTCACTTTCCTCCTTAATTTGTCTTTGACCAAttgattgagagagagatatcatataACACAAAGAACGAGAGGCTTTTTCCCTATGCCAATGCACTCCTCTCTCTACACTCTTGACTCTACTACAGTCTCCATCCATCTCTTTCGTATTTAAGTGCACTGCACTCTCTAGCTATACCCCTCACGGTTTAGATTCCTCTCTGACAacaaacaagtaaagaaaagggaaaggttCCTTTGTTTTCTCCACGGTCGAGTCCAGCTATGGGCTACCTACCCCTCACTTTGGACCGTCTTCTTCTTTTGTACCAACAACCATgtccttctttctctctcacttttcgAAGACGAATCTTTTAGGACGAAGGGCCTCACCTCCACAGTGCTACAACTGTATCATGTCTCACTCTTTCGCATGCAGAACTTCAATTATAGTCCCCAGCTTCATATTGTCAAATGTCAATTtaactctttttctctctccaacttTCTGCAATCTCTGCATGTCGACagttgtttgattttatttttatatatataaaacttttacaatttataaataaaaataaagagtaatatttatttattacacacaaattattttatatacttaaaaaataataaaaaatatgcgATTTCacacacctaaaaaaaaataaaattcgtAGGATTtctaaattatgattttatgttttcaagttgatgttgttttttttttttttttttaatattattttttttaattttaatacaagatagaatttctattctaacataatttaagtgtatatgtatgtgaaattttcttttggagATTTGAACCTCGATCCTTGCCCCTTACACCCTACAAgtacttatatttgtggagtaaTCATTGCACCAATGATATGTGGTGAtaagttatttttttgaaatgtgcataaaattgtgtaaataatATGTACAACAAAATATTtccctaaaatgaaaaagacTAGGATTTATACAGTACTATACACTCATTTCACTGGAATTGGCAAAACTTTCCTGAGATTAGAACTCTTGTAAGTTGTAAAACATAGTAATACTAATAGTACTTAAATCCTAGCCACTGACCACATCACTTGTCCTTCCCGAAGCTGCAAAGCTGAGAAAAGCTGCTCAAAATATTCCTGTTCACACTCTATTATGTTTACAATTATTTCTCTcctattcttctaaaaaaatcattattttattaattagtttttgctttttatatatatgctaACTGTTTTTGCTTCCTGTATTACCCTTGTCATTactgttgaaaaaaaaaaaaaaaaaaaaaaaagtgaaaatacattttttgtctctatattttggactatttttcattttggtctccacatttttttcccttcttattTTAGTCCAACAAACtgaaaaaatcattttcaatttaATCATTTCCATCATTTCAGTAATGGAAATTTCTAAACGGAGTGCACCACTAATCCGCTGGCAAACATGAAGCTAACATAgtcattataataatattttaaaatgccaaattagcattttaaattaaaaaaatgtcacatcagagagtttaataaaaaaaataaattaaattaaaaaactttcaatctaattaaaattaaataattaatttttttggggttattctttaaaaacattattaattttttaatattgaaataataaaattattattcgatGAGAAAAATGCATTTTCCAATTAAATAACCAAACGCAATTTCATTAAGTATAATTAATTTCTAGTAAAAGTTTTCAACATAATAccaaatgtatttaaaaaaaaaaagaaaaaaaaaagaaaaaaaaaaaggcattatGGCATAATGCTATTTTAGAAAGCATTATACCAGAATACCAATAAAGTTATCAAACGCTACCTTAACCTCTTAGCTTGACTGGTACCTTCAGGCCTACCCTTAAAATCGtgttcaattttgatttttggttttttttttaaatcccttAAAAgattgttgattttttattttttatttttaaaaatgagagGTTCAAATTTGAGTCCTTAAATAGCATGTCCCCTTATTATagcaaaaaaacattttctttttattgttgagTAAAAAACCATAACCTCCCTTGATATATAAGGAAACATGTTAGGATCCCAAATAGCTTAGATGGATGAGATCCCAAATATTTAATTAGATTGGGAAATTTAGTTAATGGTTAGTTACAATTGGATAAGTAAAAGTGGGTTGGTTAGTAATCTAGCACACTATTCACATGTATATTTCTTATAAACACATGTGATATTAGTAAGAGTAAATGGAACATTAATAAACTAGTAGTTTTGAGCCATCTGTGTCAATTAGATTAGGACTAGTCATATATAAATGGATCCATGTAAACCCTCTTGGTATCATCTTAACTAATAATGAAGTTGTTGGCCTTTGTGCATCTCTCTTAAAAATTCTTTGGAGGGTGACAGGTGACTACCTTGAAATTAGTCAAAATCCATGCAATTCAAATTCATTTCCTTTGGGAACCACCGAAATCTtaacaaatggtatcagagccaattTGAGATGATCAAATCCATTACACCTCATCAAAATTCATTGGAgctacaaaaattcaaaagtggAGATCATTTTGGTGGCTTTTCAAGGTCTACAAATTCTTTCCTCTTAACACTTCACCACATCTTATGGTTTCCATTACCTCTTATTAAATGGAAGGAGAGGCGTGAGAATGGTTTAAAATGTGGAGGCATAGGGAATATGCATAGATTGGGTGGACTTTGTATATCCTACAAGATTAATTTCAAACACCAATCCATGATCCACCAATAAAGGGTCCCACTCAAGAGTCAAGAACTAGTAGTCCAAGTGTTAGGGACATAAGAATTGAAGAGCAGGAGCCAAAAATTCCAATTGTTCAAGAGTCAAAGGAGATTTACAGGATCTGAGAATAATCCAAGATCCAAAGAACTAATGAGACCTTGAAGATCGAAGAACCAGTGAAGGCTCAAGAATTTGAGTAGAGTTTGAAAGTCTACAAAGAATTAATCTTCATGTACACAAAGCCCATTGTCAAAGAAAAGTGCATGAACATGGTGATTAAAATGTTATAAAGATATTGGTCCATTGGAAGATTGTGCTAAAGAAGCATGCAAAAGATTCACTCACATTTGCTGAcaccaaaatcaacaaaaccttAAGGACAGTTTTTGAAGGGGAGGGATATGTTAGGAATCCTAAATAGCTTAGATGGATGAGATCCCAAAGATTGAATTGATTAGAAAAGTTAGTTAATAGTTAGTTATAATGGGATAAGTATTAGTGAGTTGGTTAGTAGTCTAGTACACTAAttacatgtatatttttttttataaacacacGTGACACTAGTAAGAGCACATTGAAAATTAGTGAACCAATAGTTTTGAGCCATGTGGGTCAATTAGATTAAGACTAGTTATCTATAAATAATTCTTTGTAATCCCTCTTTCTATCATCTTGAATAATACTAAAATTGTTGCCTTTGTGCATatctctcttaattttttctatatatttctCTCTTAACAATTCTTTGGAGAGTATCGAATTTAGTCAAAATCCATTCAATTCCTATAAATTTTGGATCCACTGAACCGTGGCGTTAGTAACAAAACAATTGTTGCCCCGTAAAACTCTAGTTGTGTGTTAGTACAATCAACAATGAGCTTTAAATCTtctataaaagaaattaaaaaaaaaaaaaaaaagaactgtaAATCCCATAAAGtgcttttttttgggagggggggggggggggagatggTGTCTGTTAGGAAGAATTAAAATGGTTTTAAGTTCTATCAAACCCTTTGgtactcttaaaataaaattaaaaaaaaaaaaaagtttacagtTTACCATTCAGGCTTTAAAATTAAGGGTTAAAATCACTATTCACTGTATTTGCTGAACACCCAAAACATTAAGGTactgtttggttttgtttagagAGTTGGAAAAGTGGTTTAAGAGGATTAAAAACTCTTTCagttaaaattaacaaatgtttgataattttgttagaaaatttaaagggGACCCTTATAGTAGTTTTAAGGATAAaactgaaatttgaaaattatatatatatatatatatataactctatAATTTATTGCCCATGATTCATAAATCCAAAACTTTAAAGTACTATTCATTATAATTTACCAAATACTGAAGATGCTAAAGAACTTTTTAGTAAAAGGATTATATTGCAAAGTTCTACTACTAACGATCAGTAACTAAACTTACTTTTTACAGTAATGCCAAACAGACACTGGCTCTTTTCAGTTCAAGTACTCAATgacaaacaaaatatacaactaaTTCTCTATTTCTTACAACAATACCAAATTGATACTACATTGTTAcatttttcattaattaataatcGTATCAATCTAAATGTTTCAATCAGTATCTGACAGAGAGAATActactttttgtttgttttccattgaacattataaaataaacaaataaataacaacaaaaacaaaaatactttcAGTTGACTTTCGTTTTTCGTcacacaaaatataataaaatgtttttgaaaaaaaattccaaaaataaaaaagtttttggcCAAAATAACAAGTCTTTTAGCtgaatattgcaaaaaaatatagtttatttGTAATATGGGCACTATTCAAACTTATTTGGGGAAACGAAGAGAGAAGCAAATTTGGCAATGATATTGCCAAAATTCTAAGAAAAGTatgagagagtagagagaaatTATGTGATGGAGGGAGAAAGAGACCATTGAATTTCGGTGATGTAGTTACCGAAATTCCTGCCTAAAATGTAAGTTTTgcccgagagagagagagagagagagagagagagagagagagagagagagagagagagagagagagagagagagagagagagagagagagagagagagagagagagagagagagagagagagagagaaaagaattgtggcaatggagTTGCCAAAATTGtaggagagaggaaaaaaaaaattaagacaatgGAGTTGCCAAAATTGTagggaaaagtaaaaaaaaaattatggcaatTGAGTTGCCGAAAATgtaggggagaaaaaaaaaaaagaagaagaagaagaaagaattgtGGCTTGCTGAaactggagaaaaaaaaaattatggcaatTGAGTTGCCAAAAATGTActggagaaaaaaataaaaagaatcgtGGCTTGCCGAAattggaggggaaaaaaaaaaaattatggcaatTGAGTTGCCAAAAATATaaggtagataaaaaaaaaaaaaaattacggcAGTGGTGTTACCGACATTGGAGGTGAGagaagagttaaaaaaattataggcaGTTTTGTacattgcaaaagaaaaaaattgtacagCACATCTATGTcacttcatttcaaaattcaaatagtaaaaaatattcttattcCTTGCcatagtaaaagaaaattattcttttttttttttccaatttcggCAAgccacaaaaattattttttttctctcccctaCATTTTCGGCAactcaattatcaaaattcttttttttccctctcccctATGGCAACTTCATTgccttaattcttttttttttcctctctcttcttctctacAATTTCGGCAACTCCATTACCacaattccttttttttctctctctctctctctctctctctctctctctccttttcgaGCACTTCTCTAATCTGGGCAACTTGCATTCTGGGCAAGAATTATTCGGTAACTACATAACTGAAATTCAGTTGTCTCTTTCTCCCTCCATCAcatcatttctctctcctctctcatgcTTTTTCTTAGAATTTTGATAACACCATTGCCGAAATTTGTTTCTCTCCTCATTTTCCCAAATAAGTTTGAACAATGTCCatatcacaaataaattttattttttgcaatatttagcCAAAGGACTTCAAAATAACCAATCCTCAAACATCATATATTGTTACTTTGCATCTGGAGCTATGTTATAGGccttgaaattttcttttgctCTTAAATGATGAGGATAGTTGGACAAAATCAAATTTAGTTTGAGTAACTTTGAGAGAGAGCTTCTAGCTACAAAACTAATTTAATGGAGATCAATATCATTGTTTCCTTGCTGCAAACTATGTGACCTATGTTACCTAATGTACTGAAGTTATTAGATACAATTATTGGCTTGTGGCCTGTGGATAATGCTACGACTGGTAAGGACTCTCTGTAGTCTATACTCTATTGTCTCTATGTTTAGGACCCAAATCGATTATTGTTGACATCGGAGACGGAGAACTCTAACTTGGACCTGTCAAACATGAAGAACTGGGACACCTAGAGTTATCATCTTTTGGGGTGAAAAAACAAGATATTCTCTAACGAAGAATTTGTATggacacacatatatatatatatatatatatatatttttttttttttttttttcattttttttcaatttctttacaCAGTCAAATTAAGACAACAATAGGTTTTGaggcacaaatttttttataaattttttcaagtCTTGTTGTATATGATAGATAACAAAGTGATGTACGTAATAGGTTCAGATAAAAATCAAGAACAATTAACAACTcagttattataaaatttattgtgaaacttTAGCCCCCttttttctcatcttctttatgttatttacttattttaaagCTGGGGGTATATTTGCCTTCTCCTACTTCTTTCTCTTGtaggaaaatttatttatctaaTCTTCAGCTAGAAACTAGAAATAAAGTCTATCATCCTCGATAGAGACAGGTTTTCTCTCTAAGTTTCCTAGGAAACTCCTGAGGTGAAAAAAGTGGCTTGTCGTCAGACAAGAGTCGTTTCTCCTTTCCGGTAGAAATATTCCAGTGCGGGATTCAGTTTAGGTTGGTTGCTTCCAATGGAGGAAATCGCAAAGAAGTGTGAGAAACTAAAACTGACAGAAAATGAAGCAGAACAGGTAGTCCTAGAAGAAGAGGAGGTGAATGAGGGCTGGGTTCTAGCAGGTAAGTTTCTGTCGAAAAGGCATATTAACTTGGGGGCAGTAGTGAAGGCCTTGAAACTGATAtggaaaacaaaggaaaacttTGTGGTACAGGACATCGGTGACAATACTACTCTGTTCTTGTTCCAAAATGAAGGGGACATGAATAGAGTACTATGGGCAAGCCCATGGTCTTTTGATAAATACTTATTAGTCCTCCACAAGCTGGGTAAAGGGGACTCAATCTCAACGATAAGCTTCGATAGGTCTTCTTTCTGGATACAGATACATGGCCTACCGATGAGAATGCAGACGATGGAGGTCGCAAACAAGATTGCAGGGCCTTTGAGGCTGATAGAGAAGGTGGATATAGGTTCAAAAGGGTTCAGGTTGGGAAAGTACCTTAGAATAAGAGTGAACATCGATATATCAAAACCCCTGTGCAAGGGAAGGGTGGTGCGAATGGGAGAAACGGAGAAGGAATGGGTCGATTTCCGATATGAGCGCCTCCCCATCTTTTGCTATTGGTGTGGGAAACTGGACCACGACGATAGAGATTGCCCACTCTGGTTGGACAACAATGAGTCCCTAGAGCTTGAAGAGAGGCAGTACGGCCCCTGGCTCCGTGCAGATACGGAAAGATTGCAAAGGCCGCAAGTTGCAGAAACACCATCtcggaaaaatgaaaaagacgGAATTAAGTCCGGAAACCAGAAGCAAAGCAAAATCCAGGCAATGAATAGTAGGTGGAGATCATCGGAAAAGGCAGGACATGGTGGAGTGGGTGAAATACCAACTACATCGGTAATGTCGAACCTAA contains these protein-coding regions:
- the LOC126719669 gene encoding uncharacterized protein LOC126719669 produces the protein MEEIAKKCEKLKLTENEAEQVVLEEEEVNEGWVLAGKFLSKRHINLGAVVKALKLIWKTKENFVVQDIGDNTTLFLFQNEGDMNRVLWASPWSFDKYLLVLHKLGKGDSISTISFDRSSFWIQIHGLPMRMQTMEVANKIAGPLRLIEKVDIGSKGFRLGKYLRIRVNIDISKPLCKGRVVRMGETEKEWVDFRYERLPIFCYWCGKLDHDDRDCPLWLDNNESLELEERQYGPWLRADTERLQRPQVAETPSRKNEKDGIKSGNQKQSKIQAMNSRWRSSEKAGHGGVGEIPTTSVMSNLMSEAVMMDVTFQREKEDDFETQLREIDCAIHAVDTEKEKWETGRL